The following are encoded in a window of Flavobacterium psychrotrophum genomic DNA:
- a CDS encoding DGQHR domain-containing protein, which translates to MAFLSDTEVNRIKSEITQDTSSLGKIYKSKKSQFENIAVNHSDVVKYNSDGWEEYTKPLKTKTPLRRLKGFFTKFEDDIWCQFYELGFRKISSKPILLPYSKNEGELEEINIVAIHDETIFIITCKANEVFSKAESFAEEFSTLKQKLDGFKKLFRQIYGDKYKVKYIFATHNIRFDLDSPDLEVLKSSKSFLYDNNAYSYINNIIKSYKSSSLYQFFGLIFKNELINLDKIEIPAVQGMMGNKKYYMFSIEPHLLLKMGFILHRTKANVSEFPTYQRLLVPKRLKGITKFIDDGGYFPNSIIVNFNSSKHSIHFDASSKLTSSNSCFGTLKIPNSYGIAYIIDGQHRVYGYAGSKYLKNNTIPVVAFDGLDTIEQLEIFMDINENQKAVSPSLRLDLEEDLFWDSDRADSRIKALRSSITKELSNSNSSPLYNKISVGEDTSILTFKPFTIALSNSGLLPVAKGNKYSDDSIKYSLYDESNKDHNQEMTNAKSNIGILLKLSYDFVEQNYSDIFKREKYFIVSNRGTYAFICLIGSLNRFLIDENTLTKKSTPEERFEQIRKYLKALLDYVSDIPKEEEEKQLSLLGAGADIKWLRNFQSIVNKKYNEFNPADLIDWNERQNDELQDKGRKFGVEIEKFMKKSTLSRLKEIYGDKWELEIGSIKRDCVDRALQEDEKNHKEGLDKESSDWKDMFNINDYKTIIEKHWTKKPEKNNGNFKTFEDEFSINIGNGFNSKTDKIKWISIFNSHRNLWAHEGTKEKRLNKNEVEFLEMIHGHFYN; encoded by the coding sequence ATGGCGTTTTTATCAGACACAGAGGTTAACAGAATTAAATCAGAGATTACACAGGACACGTCGTCACTAGGTAAAATATATAAATCAAAGAAAAGCCAATTTGAAAATATAGCTGTCAACCATTCAGATGTTGTAAAGTATAATTCAGATGGCTGGGAGGAATATACAAAGCCTTTAAAGACAAAAACGCCATTACGCAGGTTAAAGGGTTTTTTTACAAAATTCGAGGACGATATATGGTGTCAATTCTATGAACTAGGATTTAGAAAAATTAGTTCAAAGCCAATTCTTTTACCGTACAGTAAAAATGAAGGTGAATTAGAAGAGATTAATATCGTAGCAATACACGATGAAACTATTTTTATTATCACCTGTAAAGCCAATGAAGTCTTTTCTAAAGCAGAATCCTTTGCTGAAGAGTTTAGTACATTAAAGCAAAAACTAGATGGCTTTAAAAAATTATTTAGGCAAATTTACGGCGATAAATATAAAGTTAAATATATTTTTGCTACGCATAATATAAGATTTGATCTTGATAGTCCAGACTTGGAGGTGCTTAAAAGCAGTAAATCTTTCCTCTATGATAACAATGCTTATAGCTATATTAACAATATCATAAAAAGCTATAAATCTTCATCGCTTTATCAATTTTTTGGGTTGATATTTAAAAATGAACTGATTAATCTTGATAAGATCGAAATTCCCGCTGTGCAAGGCATGATGGGTAACAAAAAATATTACATGTTTTCTATTGAACCTCATTTGCTTTTAAAGATGGGATTTATTTTACATAGAACAAAGGCTAACGTTAGTGAGTTTCCAACGTATCAGAGATTACTTGTGCCCAAACGCCTGAAAGGCATAACAAAATTTATCGATGATGGAGGCTATTTTCCAAACTCTATTATCGTAAATTTTAATAGCTCAAAGCACTCAATACACTTCGATGCATCATCAAAACTCACGAGTTCAAATTCATGTTTTGGCACGCTCAAAATCCCAAATTCTTATGGAATCGCCTATATTATCGACGGACAACACCGAGTATATGGTTACGCTGGATCTAAATATTTAAAAAACAACACAATACCTGTTGTAGCATTCGACGGACTTGATACCATAGAGCAATTGGAAATTTTTATGGATATTAATGAGAATCAAAAGGCCGTAAGTCCAAGCCTTAGACTAGACTTGGAGGAAGATTTATTTTGGGATTCTGATAGGGCTGATAGCCGAATAAAGGCTTTAAGGTCATCTATAACAAAAGAATTGTCAAATTCTAATTCTAGTCCTTTATATAACAAAATATCTGTGGGCGAAGATACCTCTATCTTAACATTTAAGCCTTTCACTATAGCCCTAAGTAATAGCGGTTTGCTTCCTGTAGCAAAAGGAAATAAATACTCTGATGACTCAATAAAATATTCTTTATATGACGAATCTAATAAAGATCATAATCAAGAAATGACAAACGCCAAGAGTAATATTGGAATATTACTCAAGTTATCTTATGACTTTGTAGAGCAGAATTATTCAGATATTTTTAAACGCGAAAAATATTTTATAGTATCGAATAGAGGTACGTATGCGTTTATATGTCTAATAGGTAGTTTAAACCGTTTTTTAATTGACGAAAATACTTTGACAAAGAAATCAACTCCTGAAGAACGATTTGAACAAATAAGGAAATACTTAAAAGCATTGCTTGACTACGTCAGTGATATACCTAAAGAGGAAGAAGAAAAACAGTTAAGTCTGCTTGGTGCGGGTGCAGATATAAAATGGCTAAGAAATTTTCAAAGCATTGTAAATAAAAAATATAACGAATTTAATCCCGCAGATCTGATCGACTGGAATGAAAGGCAAAATGACGAGTTGCAAGATAAAGGAAGAAAATTTGGTGTAGAGATTGAGAAGTTCATGAAAAAATCCACATTATCTAGATTAAAAGAAATATATGGAGACAAATGGGAACTTGAAATTGGCAGCATAAAGCGTGATTGCGTTGACAGAGCACTGCAAGAAGACGAGAAAAACCACAAAGAAGGCCTTGATAAAGAAAGTTCTGACTGGAAAGATATGTTCAATATTAATGATTACAAAACTATTATTGAAAAACACTGGACAAAGAAACCTGAAAAGAACAATGGGAATTTTAAGACCTTTGAAGATGAATTCTCAATAAATATCGGTAATGGTTTTAATAGCAAGACAGACAAAATAAAATGGATATCTATATTTAATTCGCATAGAAACCTTTGGGCACATGAAGGCACAAAAGAAAAAAGATTAAATAAAAATGAAGTTGAGTTTTTAGAAATGATACATGGACATTTTTATAATTAA